The sequence GCAGCCCCCTCCTCTGTGAGTGCTGTCTCAGCAGAGAAGGCTCCAGCTGTTCTGGGTCCTGTGGAGCCAGCCTGCCGCCGTGTGGGCATCACGCCCCATGCAGCTCTGCCCTACCTGGCACCTGACCGTCTGAGGCTGTGTGTGGAGTAGAAGCCTACTCCCATGACTTTTGACCCTGCTCATTTGTGCCAGAGGCAGACATCTCACTGATGTTCAGTTATTTTGGCAGGCGTTTCTTGAACACAGGCTCTGTGCCGGGGCAGTGTCAGGCTGCAGAAAGAACACAGTAAGAGAAGTAGCACCCCTGGGGAGGTGGATGACCAGAAGGCCAAAGACAGTTTCTGGTCATATCTCTGCCGGTCACCTGCTCActgtgtgactgtgggcaagtcACTTATTCTCTCTGGGTCTGTTTCTTCCCCTTTAAGATGAGGAAAATTCTCTCAGCCTCAGGGCTTTGAAAAATTGAAGCTGCCGTGGTATGTCCCAGAGTCCAAAAGCAGGGATTACTGTCCCCTGATGACGTTGCAGACCAGGCCTGTCTCCAGGGGCCCTTCCTACAGAGGACATTTGAACTTGTGACATCAGGGCTTCTGAGAGGTACACGTGGCTCGGTCTTTGTCCAGCCCACAGTGGTGATCTCAGCCCCCAAAGCCCTGGGGAGGCCGCTGCACACGTAGCTGACTGACGTGGGGCTTGGCGATTTCAAGTCCACCCTTACCACCGCCACCACACCTCCTGCAGCATTAGCTGCCTtctgctctgccctctgctggttcGTGGTGTGAAATACAAAGGGATTATTTCCAGAGGAAGCTAAGGGAGTTTGCTATAAATCAGCACTGATGGTTTACCCCAGTAAACATGCGTTGACTGCTACCCACTGGCCCTGCTCATTCATATTATGAGTTAATTCATTTTGCTAACATTTATTGgggcctactgtgtgtcaggcccgGGATTAGAGGCTGGGGTCCCAGCGTGAGCACACACAGGCGTGGTCTCTACTTCCTCCTGGACCTTACAGTCCAGGAGGGGACAGAGACTTAAACACAGATGGTCACAGGTTCTCTGAGTGGGTGACAGAGATCTCATTTTCAGACTGGAGATGTCAGGGAAGGCTCCCTGAGGAAGTGACAGCAGAGCTGAAATTTGCAGGATGAGTGGGAGTTAATCAGACAATGGGCGTAGTAAGGGCAGTTTAGGCAATGGTAACAGGTGGCATATGAGCCCTGGGGCAAGAGGGAGTCCAGGATGTGCAAGGCACTGACAGAGCCTGGGTGGCTGGCacttgtggcacctggggtcagGGAGTGTGAGGTAGGCCAAGGGAAAGGGAAATGGAGGAGCCAGATGTACAGGGGAATGCTGGTCTTTGTCTTAAAGCAACCAGAAGGCACTGAAGATTTCTGAGCAGATTTGTGCAGTTCCGATGTGTGCAGGATTTGGGGCCACCAGCTATGATTCTATAACTCCTTTTACACCAACAGTTTATTCCTTTCTCAGGGCGCTCTCCCACCTCAGGCTCCCATGGTCTCATCCCATGAGGGCCTTGGGCAGGGTCCCCAGAGTGCTTGCTTGCTCTGCTTATGGTTTCTTTCAGGAGATGGAGCCTTTTCTGTCTTCATCCACTGTCTTGGATGGCCCACATTCTCACACTCTGCCTCCCGCCACCCAAGCTCAGAACAGCTTGTTGGCCGAGAGCTTTGATTGCCTGTGTCTTGGTTGGTCCTGGTCTGAGCTAGACTTTTAACTGTATCTGACTGAGCTGGAACTCCCACCTTCTCCCACCTCAGGCCTACCCTGGGCACGTTGGCCTTGTAGAGATGAGTGGGGCCCTGGCTTTGTGGGTCAGGGAGGTGGTCCAGAGGCCCTGGGAGCTTGGGGAAGGGACTGGGAAATACTGTGCTGAAAAACATATTTGTGTTGGAGCTGTGGTCTCACCCAGTGaccacctctctctctctgtcttggtTTCTCTCCTGAGCAGTTCAAGAGGCCGACTCACTTGCCAGTGTGCAGCTGGGAGCTGCCCACCCAATAGCACCAGCCTCAGCCAAAAGAAGCAaggcagcagctgcagcagggGGCCAGGGTGGGGCCTCTAAAAAGGAGAAGAAGGCGAAGCACAAAGGTTAGCTTGCCTTCTCTACAGCCCTCCCCACTGTAGGGTTGTGGGAAGACTATCTCCCCAGACTTGGAGGTGAGGGACAGGGAGGGTGGCCTCAGTGAAGACCCTGACTGGCATGCAGGGTCTCATACAGCTGGCTCACAGGCCTTGTCTAACTGAGGGTGTGTGGACTGACCTGTAGGTGTGGGCAGGCCCTCCATACCATCAGAAGGTGAAGTCCAGCTCCGCTGTGGCCCAGACCCCGTTCTTAACCTGAGTGCCCTCCACCCTGAGCCCACAAGGGTCTCACCAGCCTGGGCCAGGACGCTCCCATCAGGTGGCCTCTCCTCTTCCCAGGCAATCTGCCCTATTCTTGTGTAGTGTGCACTATTCCTCATGATGTGGCTTCCCTCTGTTCCCACCCTAGTCCTGATTCTATTCTCTGGGCCCACAGACCAGTCTGTTCTTCTACTCCTCTCTCCAGAAAAGACCCCCAGAGATCAAGGACACGGGCTGTGGCCCTGCCCTGAGTCCTGCCTCTGCTGGTCAGACATCCCATTTTCTCAAGCCTTGTTCAGGGGCAGTGATATCCAGGCTTTGGGTCACAGATGGACAATGGTGTGTCAGGGTCTGCAGGCTTCTGGAGCTGACGGTAGCATTCTGGGCATAGCCTACCCAACCAGGGTGGCCGGCACATGTGTGGTCCCCGCCTTGGTTCTGTTACTGAAGATGTGGCAACTTGGACAGGAAGGTAGACATGGGTGGGAGGTAACCCACTTGGGAAGGCAAGTGTATGTCAACCTCAGTCTTTTTCAAGATGGCCCATATGTGTGGACCGTTTTAATGGTGTGTGTGAATtactgtgttgtgtgtgtgcttgtctctgagagagagagagcactggCATTGAGAACTTGCATCTGGCCATGTCTATGAAAGATCGTTGGCCTCAGCTACGGTCTGGATTGATCCTTGTTCTCCATCTTGTTTTCTCCATTGAGCATTTGGTTCTTTAGATGACAGCTGTCTGCCTTAGGGATGGGAGGCATTTCAAACCAACCCTCAGCAGTTAATTTGGGGAACAGCCAAAGAAATGAAGCTCACATCCCTTCATAGCTTAAAAAATTTGGTCATTAATAGGCTGAAAACAGTTGTTAGTTTTTAAAACTCAGTTTTACAAATAAAGTTTTGCAGAGGGCCCCCCTCTCATCCCTCATCCTTCGTGGACTTCTGAGAAGGCAGGCAcagaccctcccccacccccctggACGGGACTCAGGAGTGTCCATGGCCTGCAGGCACCGGCGGGCCAGCAGCACTGGCAGAAGACAAGTCTGAGGCCCGAGGCCCGGTGCAGATCCTGACTGTGGGCCAGTCAGACCACGCCCAGGATGCAGGGGAGACGGCAGCTGGTGGGGGCACACCACCCAGCGGGCAGGACCTCCGTGGAACGATGCAGAGGAAGGGTGAGCCCCGTGGGGGCCCAGTGACCCCCAAAGCACAGCCCCGGGTTCCCAGATACACCCTTCTGTAGGAGTAGGGTCTTCCTGTGTGTGGTCCAGCCCCCTGGCAGTGGTAGGAGGCATACTTGGAGACAAATGAGGAGCTTTTGGGCAGGGCCCCTGACCAGGCCATGTTGAGGGAAAGCAGTGTGAACTGGAGTAACCATTCCACAGCCCAGCCCACCTTTATCTCCTGCCCCCAGGGAGGCCTAGGTTTGACGGCAGATGTCCTTTCCCCTCAGTTCCACAGAAAAAGCTCCCTTTGCAAAGAGTTCCCATGTGCCTGCTAGGCTGGGGGGAGCAGGGTCAGGAGGCCAAGAAGCAGGGAagatcctccttggaaacctgctGCCCTAACGGTTGCCCCACCGTGAGCCCTGCCctagggagcccctggtgtgggtggCAGAGGGAAAGAAGCCTGACAGTGCCACCCACATTCTAAGGAATCTGATCAGGGAAGGCCTCCTAGAGACAGGGCTGTTGAGGCAACGTGAAGATGGAGATGGCATTCCAGATGGAGAGAACAAGGCAGACAAAGGTCCCAATGAGGAGTCAGCGGGCCCTGCATGCCAGGGTGAGGAAGGAGTTGGGCCTTTTCCCAAGCAGATTCCATGCCTCTGCCAGCCAAGGCCTCTCGTAGGCTTGAGGTTAGAAATAGGAGGTTCCCAGTGCAGGGTCACCTCAGTGTAGGCCTTGATACACGGGAGATGAGGGCAGTGTAACTGTAGAGAGGAGAGGGCTGTGGGAGTGACCTAGCTGAAGCTGGGTGGTTGGGGTGGGGGGCATATCATGAGGATCTTGACCATCCCCAGCCTATGGGTATACATGGGAGAATGGGTGTGTCCTTATGTATCTGGATAGCTGTGTGctaaaatatgtgtatacatatggctctgtgtgtgtacgtgtgtgtctgGGCACATGTGAGCCAGCATCTGTGAATGTCTGTTGGGTATGTACATGTGACCATGTATATTTCTGGGGTAGACTCCTCCTCACTCCTCCCTTTCTGCTCCTTTGCCTGGCCCAGGCATCTCCAGCAGCATGAGCTTTGACGAGGAAGAGGAGGATGAGGATGAGAACAGCTCCAGCTCCTCTCAGCTAAACAGCAACACccgccccagctctgccactagcAGGAAGTCCATCAGGGTGAGTTAGGAGCTCTCCTGGTCATCCATGTTGGAAGTGGAGTGGGTGTGTGAAGAAATGATGGGGAGTTGGCTTTCCTGGAGCCAGGGGCTGGACCCAGAGGCCTATCAAGAGCTTCTCTGGCCCAGGCTTcccttcctttccaccctgcacCCCACCCTCTTCGGCCATACCAGGAGGGTGGGGGAGCCAAAGTTGCACAGGATGACCTCTGAGAATCTGCTCACAACCCTGCCCTGCTCCCAGGACTGCTGAGGGTGAGGGAAGGGTGGGGACGGTAGCCCCAGACCCCAGGATGGGCAGGCCTACATCCAGGAGATCCCTCCCTGTCTTCCCCACCATGGATCCCAGACCACCAGTTTCAGCTGCTCAGAGTCCCTGGGGCTCAGACTCCTACTCTCCACCCTGTAGGAGGCAGCCTCAGCCCCTAGCCCAACAGCCCCAGAGCCACCAGTGGATGTTGAGGTCCAGGATCTTGAGGAGTTCGCACTGAGGCCAGCCCCCCAGGGTATCACCATCAAGTGCCGCATTACGCGGGACAAGAAGGGGATGGACCGGGGGATGTACCCCACCTACTTTCTGCACATGGACCGTGAGGATGGAAAGAAGGTGAGGTTGGCCTGGGCCTGCCGTCTCACCTGGGCAGGCTTGTCCTAGGGGCTGGAAGGTGACTAGAAGCCACGGATGACCTTTCTGTTCCCCAGAGAGATGAAAGCCTCCATGCCTGGTCAGTGCGTACCTTTGTGTCTGCCagtgcatacgtgtgtgtgtacatacatgcgTTTGGGAGCTGAAGCAAGGGAGAGTCACTTGGGTGAGCATGGGTGTATGAGTGGCACCCATGATTGTGTGCAGACCAGAAACTGGGTCTGGAACATGACCTTGCTCCACTCCCCAAGGTGTTCCTCCTGgcgggaaggaagagaaagaagagtaaaACTTCCAATTACCTCATCTCTGTGGACCCAACAGACTTGTCTCGAGGAGGGGACAGCTACATCGGGAAACTGCGGTACCAGCACTCCCCCAGGAAGcagatgggggtggaagggaagggTGGGGGCGGGTTCTTGGTAGAAGGCATCTCCTGCCCCTGAAGGAGACCTAGGTCAGAGTCTCAGGATCCTCTCCCAAGATCCTCTCTGTCCATCAGATCCAACCATAATGAAGGCCTATGCCCAGTCTAGAGCCAGACTTGGAGCTGGGTCTCACACCTCGTACTCTAGATTGCTGTCAGGCAGCTGGGAGGGAGCAAACTCACCAAGAGCGACAGATCAAACCCCAGGATGTCATTGATGATTTAGGCCACCGTGGAAGAGCTGCCTTGCCTCCATGATCTGTGCATGGGGCAGGGCTGAGAGTGGGCCCTTGAGAgaagactcatggcaaccttggggtggggatggggggaggCTCTGAGCTGGGCCTCAAGGAGGATGTAGGGTTTGCTGAGGAATAGAGTACCAGGTTGGGGGAGTATAAATAAAGCTTAGAGGTAAGGAGCTAAAGGTGGAACTAAAGCGAGATGAGGCTGGACCAAGACTCACAGGCCGGATGGGACAGGGGCGATCATCTCATCCACTCCCCACTGGGTGCTGAATCCCCTCTATGGCCTTGCCAAATGCCATTCTGATTGCTCACCTCCATGAGGGGGGCACTACTGTTCTCCCAGGGAAACCTGTGGAACCCAGATTTACCTTCCTGAATTTCCCTCACTGAGACCGAGATGCTCTTTGAGTCAACTCAGAGCAGGTCTAGACCTTCTGCCCATGAAGCACCTTCAAAGATGTGGATTCAGTGAGCATTGTGCCCACTGGCCCACCCCAGAATGCTGCTCAGGCTTCTCATAGGACAGACCATGAGCTGCTCCCCGCCCTGGGGCAGAGAATGCATGACCTCTACTGATTTTGTCTTTCCTTCAGGTCCAACCTTATGGGCACCAAGTTCACTGTTTATGACAATGGAGTCAACCCTCAGAAGACATCATCCTCTACTTTGGAAAGTGGAACTTTGCGTCAGGAGCTGGCAGCTGTGTGCTACGTGAGTCCTGTCTCTGATCTCCAAGTTAGACGTGAAACCTAGGACTGGCTGCCTGATGTGGGGACTGTCCCATCTATCTTGGTGGGTAGACAAGGCTGAGTGGACAGGGGCAGCCCTCTCTGGTGTGGTCCCTGCCTGTCCTCTCCTCCTATCTTTAAGGCTCAGACCACCTGACTGGGAGGTCCAGGAACCAGGTCTA comes from Elephas maximus indicus isolate mEleMax1 chromosome 7, mEleMax1 primary haplotype, whole genome shotgun sequence and encodes:
- the TUB gene encoding tubby protein homolog, with protein sequence MTSKPHSDWIPYSVLDDEGSSLRQQKLDRQRALLEQKQKKKRQEPLMVQANADGRPRSRRARQSEEQAPLVESYLSSSGSTSYQVQEADSLASVQLGAAHPIAPASAKRSKAAAAAGGQGGASKKEKKAKHKGTGGPAALAEDKSEARGPVQILTVGQSDHAQDAGETAAGGGTPPSGQDLRGTMQRKGISSSMSFDEEEEDEDENSSSSSQLNSNTRPSSATSRKSIREAASAPSPTAPEPPVDVEVQDLEEFALRPAPQGITIKCRITRDKKGMDRGMYPTYFLHMDREDGKKVFLLAGRKRKKSKTSNYLISVDPTDLSRGGDSYIGKLRSNLMGTKFTVYDNGVNPQKTSSSTLESGTLRQELAAVCYETNVLGFKGPRKMSVIVPGMNMVHERVSIRPRNEHETLLARWQNKNTETIIELQNKTPVWNDDTQSYVLNFHGRVTQASVKNFQIIHGNDPDYIVMQFGRVAEDVFTMDYNYPLCALQAFAIALSSFDSKLACE